TATGCGTAATACCGGTTAAGCAGTAAAAATCGTTTCTTTCAAACCCCGCGCAAGCGGGGTTTTTTGTTTTGGCGCATGCGCAAAGTACGACTATTGTGCCAGGATAGGCCATCCCGGCAGGCTCAAAGCAGATTCCTATGAATGACGACGTAAGCCAAATTCTTTCCCGACTGCTCAATAGCCCCTCAGGCGTTCATCACGTCTGGTTTGCTGGCAGCCAGGTGGCCCCTTCAGAACTTGCCTGGCAGGTAGACTTCCCACGCATTGAAGTGGTGCTTGATGGCGTGCTACTGGACGCCTGTGATGAAGGCATGCCTGCAAGGCTTGAGCAGCACGACGTGCTCTACGTCCCGGCCAGATGCTGGAACAACCCGCAGTGGAACACCCCGGTCACCACGCTAAGCATTTTATTTGGCAAACAGCAGCTTGGGTTCAGCATTCTGCACTGGGATGGAGCGAAATTTACCACGTTGGGGAAACAAAACGTGGCGCGTCGCGGGCCGCGTATCGGCTCATTCTTGCTTCAGGCACTCAACGAACTGGTCACACAACCTCAAGACCAGCAAACCGCAAAATTTATCGTCAGTAGTATTCTTAGTCATTGCACTGATTTACTGGGCAGCCAGATCCAAACAGCCTCCCGCAGCGAAGCGTTGTTCGATGCTATACGCGAGTACATTGATGAAAAATATGCCCAACCGCTCACGCGAGAGTCAGTTGCCCAGGCTTTTTATATTTCACCAAACTACCTTTCGCATCTGTTTCAGAAAACCGGTGCAGTGGGCTTTAACGAATATCTGAATCACACCCGTCTGGAGCACGCCAGAACGTTGCTCAAACGCTACGACCTGAAGGTCAAGGAAGTGGCTCACGCCTGTGGATTTGTTGACAGCAACTACTTCTGCCGCCTGTTCAGGAAGAATACCGAGCGTTCGCCGTCAGAGTATCGCCGCCAGTACCACAGCCAGCTAACGGAAAAAACGCTCAGCTAAGGATGATATGAGTATCCTGGGGCGTTCCAAAAATTCGGCGTACAGCAGAGATTGTCTTTTGTGGTTCACGCAAAAATGCGTTAATCCCAGATTGCACGCAGCGACAGTGAGTAAAGCGCGCAGCACCAGCAAGCTCAATATCCGTGATTAACAAAACCACATCAGCTTGTTCTATATCCGCCGCGGTCAGTTCGTTTTCAATGCCCAACGCTCCCTGGGTTTCAATTTTTATCGACCATTTCTCTATCTGGCAGAGCTTTTCAAGACGCTCTGCCGCCATATAAGTGTGAGCGACACCGCTGACACATGCCGTAACGGCAACCAACTGTCTTGTCATCTGCACTTTCCTCATAACGAGCATTACCATTAACCGCCAATGATCACCCGATACCCTGCATCTTCAGCCATCCGGCGCATTTGAGCGATT
The nucleotide sequence above comes from Buttiauxella selenatireducens. Encoded proteins:
- a CDS encoding AraC family transcriptional regulator, producing MNDDVSQILSRLLNSPSGVHHVWFAGSQVAPSELAWQVDFPRIEVVLDGVLLDACDEGMPARLEQHDVLYVPARCWNNPQWNTPVTTLSILFGKQQLGFSILHWDGAKFTTLGKQNVARRGPRIGSFLLQALNELVTQPQDQQTAKFIVSSILSHCTDLLGSQIQTASRSEALFDAIREYIDEKYAQPLTRESVAQAFYISPNYLSHLFQKTGAVGFNEYLNHTRLEHARTLLKRYDLKVKEVAHACGFVDSNYFCRLFRKNTERSPSEYRRQYHSQLTEKTLS
- a CDS encoding PTS fructose-like transporter subunit IIB; its protein translation is MTRQLVAVTACVSGVAHTYMAAERLEKLCQIEKWSIKIETQGALGIENELTAADIEQADVVLLITDIELAGAARFTHCRCVQSGINAFLREPQKTISAVRRIFGTPQDTHIILS